The Aedes albopictus strain Foshan chromosome 1, AalbF5, whole genome shotgun sequence genomic interval GTGTTAAGATGCAGTGGGCTCAACATTTGGTTCAGTTTCCCGAAGCAACATTACAAACCTTCAGCAGTTTTATGACATCGGTCGTAGAATCAGTGAGCAAAGTTGTTGTTTACACTGGCCAAAGATCCGAAAAAGCGAAACCAAGAGAAAAAGGATATGTGCATTCGCATGTAGAAACCACCGAACCTGAAGAACAGAGTCAGTTCAAGAGTGAATCTCCGAAACCCTGCCTGGTCTGTAGTAAAGGCAGTCATCGTGTTAAGGATTGCGAAGCATTCAGGAGCAGCAGTACCGATAGCCGATGGAAAACCGTATCATCATTGAGACTCTGTCGCTGCTGTCTAGGACAACATGGACGAAGACCATGCAGAAGTTCATCTCGCTGTGAGATTGATGGATGCCAGTTTCGGCACCACCCACTGTTGCACACAACGACGACTGCAAACACCAACAACCCTTCGGCTTCGATAACAACGGAAAGCCACACGTATCATCACTGTGGGCAGTCGGTTCTATTTCGCATCATTCCGGTGAGAATATACGGACCGTCAAAAGCGATTGACACCTTCGCATTTCTGGACGAGGGTTCCTCAGCAACGCTGGTGGAACAAAGTCTAGCAAGACAATTAGATCTAGAAGGCCCAGTGATCCCCCTTTGTCTAAAATGGACTGCTGATATGTTCCGCTCCGAGGAAAGTTCTAAAATAGTCTCGTTCGAAATATCCGAACAAGGAAGCAAGAAGCGGTACCGtttgaaaaatgcaagaaccgtaGAGCGTCTGAATCTACCTTCCCAAACGATCTGTTTTGATGAGCTTCAAGAACGATATCGGCATTTGGCTGGATTACCGATCCGCAGCTACGATAAAGCGGTTCCTCAACTACTGATCGGATTGCGCAACCTGTCTCTAGCTGTGCCACTGAAAATTAAAGAAGGAAGCGGTGGACCAATAGCAGTGAAGACACGCGTTGGATGGTGCGTATACGGAAGCTTGGTGGAACATCACGAGACAAATCAGTTCAGCTACCATATTTGCGATTGTGACGTTGACGAGAGATTGGATAATCTAGTCCGCGATTACTTCAATGCAGAAGATGTGGGACTTAGATCGATCGAGCCATTGGAGTCGGATGAAGTTCAAAGAGCCAAACGTATTCTCGAATATACCACGTACAGAGATGGGAACCGATTCTTCACAGGTCTGTTGTGGAAACACAATAACATTGAGCTTCCTGACAGTTTCCCAATGGCTCTTCAACGCTTACAGTGCTTAGAGAGGCGCATGATTCGTGACCCTGTGCTGAAGGATAACTTGCATGCACAATTGCAAGAATATCAGAACAAGGGATACGCCCACCAGGCAACGGAAATAGAGCTGCATGAGGCAGATCCCAGACGCACATGGTATCTTCCACTGGGCGCTGTCGTTAATCCCAAAAAGCCTTCGAAGGTGCGGTTAATTTGGGATGCAGCCGCGAAGGTGGATGGTGTGTCGCTAAACACCTTTCTTCTCCCGGGACCGGATCTTCTTGAGTCCTTACCATCTGTACTGTTTCGGTATCGTCAATATCCGGTGGCAGTCTCCGGAGATATTAAGGAGATGTTCCACCAAATTGGTGTCATCACAGCTGACCGCCATGCTCAGCGCTTCCTCTGGCGCGATAACGAGGCTGAACCGCCAAAAATAATTTTGATGGATGTCCTAACTTTCGGATCTACAAGCTCACCTTCATCCGCACAATTCGTTAAAAATAAAAACGCGAAGGAATACGAATCGCAATTCCCTAGGGCAGCGGAAGGCATCATGAAATGCCACTATGTCGACGATTATCTCGACAGTTTCGAGAGCGAGGAAGAAGCATCGTTAGTAGCGAGGCAGGTTCGACAGGTGCACTTGAACGGCGGGTTTGAGATCCGCAATTGGTCAAGCAACAGTGCGACTGTTCTGGATCATCTGGGAGAAAAATCGAAGGTCACGATGAAGGATTTGACAGCAGCGGGTGGTGACCAAGGTGAAAGAGTCCTCGGCATGCTCTGGATAACGGAAACTGATATGCTACGCTTCTCTACAACGAACGTTCCGGCCGGAAGTCGAGGCACTGATACATTCAGGAACCAGACCAACAAAAAGACAGATACTCAAGACAGTGATGAGCCTGTTTGACCCACTTGGACTTCTTGCATCATTCTTGGTTCACGGGAAAATCATAATGCAGGATGTATGGCGAAGTGGGACTGCCTGGGACGAATGCGTGGATGATCAAATCGAGGAGCATTGGCGAAAATGGATTGAACTTTTCGAACAAATAGGTGAGATCCAGATACCTCGTTGTTACTTCCAAGCAGCTAACACCGAACGCTATACGACCTTGCAAGCACACTTGTTCGTTGACGCCAGCGAGGCGGCGTACTCAGCCGTTGTGTATTTCAGGATTGTGGATGCTGAAGGCAATCCACAATGCGCACTCGTAACTGCTAAAACGAAAGTCGCCCCGTTAAAATATGTTTCGATTCCACGCTTGGAATTAATGGCTGCCGTATTAGGATCACGGTTGCTGTCTTTTGTCGAAGAGAATCATTCTGTATCGATACAGCAGCGTTTCTGCTGGACCGACTCCAATACTGTATTGGCCTGGCTCCGTTCTGAACATCGCCGGTACAAACAATTCGTGGCGTGTCGTGTGGGTGAAATTCTGTCCTTAACGAAGGTAAAAGAATGGAGGTGGGTCCCAAGCAGGCTAAATATCGCCGATGAAGCCACAAAATGGGGCAAAGGACCATGCTTCGACAAAGAATGCCGATGGGTTCAAGGTCCGCAGTTTCTAAGCCTTTCGGAAGAACAATGGCCACAAACTAGAGCACAAGACATCTCAACAGACGAGGAATTGCGTCCAAGTCACTTGTATCATGAAACAGTTTCCCCTCTGATCaattttgaacgattttcaaattGGAATAGGTTGCTGCGTGCTATAGCCTTCGTTTTCCATATTTTCACAGTCTATAAGGCTCGAAAGACAAACACCAAGATTGGAAAGCAACCAACCCATGAAGACATCAAGGCAGCTGAAATTCAAATCTTGAAAATTGTGCAGTGGTCCACTTACTCAGATGAAATGGCCATCGTGACAAGCAATCAGCATCTACCAGTCGATCAGCAACGTTCGTTGGATAAGACAAGCTCACTGTACAGGCTTTCACCAATTGTGGACGAAGACGGAATCCTGCGCATCGACAGCCGCACTGGAGCAGCACGCGTGGACGCCTTTGACCTAAAGTACCCTGTAATACTTCCACGGAAACATCATGTGACTTACTTGCTCATCGAGTACTATCACAGGAAATATCTACACTGCAATGCTGAGACAATAGTACATGAACTCAGACAAAAGTTCTACATTCCTCGGATTCGTGTCATCGTGCGGACTGTAACAAAGCTTTGTCAGTGGTGTAAAATCTATAAGGCACAACCGATCGTACCCAAAATGGGCCCATTGCCAGAAGCTCGCTTGTCTCCAGGGGTGCGGCCATTCAGTTACATCGGGattgactattttttttttttttacttattcatttatttggcaggctcgggcgccacatgggcataactgagccgaaatcttttgctttttttacaatgattttacattttacaatttattactgccttaaaactatgttagtttgggaagccgaagtactcgcggctgtttcgaggttaaggattgagaaaaaaaaataaaaaataaaataaaataaaataaaaataaaataaaattgggaaggagggatttatgggtttaaaactaaattatttgctaacttatactaaaacattgatgggacaaattgtccatatctgtaacggaaccaaaaagaaaggactttatcggtagaaaacgacaagaggaggacaaacggaaggggggtgacgacagacaggggcgaacaacaaaaccaaaaggcggacaacgaaaacaaggaacgtactatatcaaactctgacatcaacacgtttcaaaaactggtaaatcagattcatgtattccaaatcaagtcctgccaacacttctctaacgggtttctgttgttttcctcggacccggagaatttcacgcagctcagatctgacctcacgatactcattgcatccccacacgacatgttcgatatcctggtaagcctcgccacagacacagagattgctttctgagagcccaatacggaaggtatgtgcattcaacaaatagtggttggacatcagccgacacattacacgaatgaaatcgcggctcaaatccaaccctttgaaccatggcttcttcgacacctgtggaatgatggagtgcaaccatctacccatctctccatctctccatttgtgttgccagctgatcaaggtctcctgacgggccaatgcaaaaaattcgtcgaaggcgatttgacgctcgtaaatatcgcctccgctagcgcccaccttagccagagagtccgctttctcattgcccggaattgagcaatgtgaagggacccaagctatggtgatgatgtatgagcgtttggacaaagcactcaagacttggcgtattccattcaggaagtacgctgagtgcttcatcggtttcattgaccgaacagcctccagagagcttagactgtcggtaaaaatgaagtagtgctcaggtggaagagtgcgaatgtactctaaggtgtagtatatagccgctagctcagcaatgtataccgaacatggcttttgaagcatgtaggtggcgctatgaaattcgttgtagacaccgaaaccactcgaatcatcggttttcgaaccgtctgtgaagaactgtctgtcccgctaacatgcccgaacttacttgcaaaaatttgtggaatacacacggaacgaaaagattctggtattccggtgatctcatccttcatggacagatcaagatctacagagcaactgtcgaagtttgagaagttgtcacgattggtgttaaccggagatgggcttacctccagcgtcatgtaccagtagtacacactcataaaacgagtttgagggttctgttcgagcagcttttcgaaattttctatgaccaatggattcacaacctcgcatcggatgaggaaccggaacgataactccgcaaagcggtctgtcagaggctgtacaccagcgagtacctctaaactcatagtgtgagttgagttcatgcaacctaacgcgatccgaagacaacggtactgaacccgttgaagcttcagcaagtgtgttttcgccacggattgaaaacagaagctaccgtattctaaaaccgacagaatggttgtttggtacagcctgatcagatcttccggatgtgctccccaccatgttccggtaatagttcgcataaagttgattcgcttttggcatttctgtatcagatacacaatgtgcttcccccaggtgcatttggagtcgaaccagacgccgagatattgagaagacatgctatgagtgattgtcttacccatcagatggagcggaaactttgccggtttgtgttttttagaaaagacaaccatctcagttttctccggagagaactcgatacccagcttgagagcccaagtagacaaattgtccaaagtatcctgtagtggtccttgcaaatcgactgctattgatcccgttacagagacaacacagtcatccgcaagctgccttaacgtgcagttttccatgagacaatcatctatgtctctgacataaaagttgtaaagaagggggcttagacatgaaccctgggggaggcccatgtagctaattcgtgaaactgtcaagtcgccatgagcgaaactcatctgcttctcaaacagcaaattatacaaaaagttgttcagaattggagaaaggccactgtcgtgtagtttgtcagaaagaacatcgacacaaactgaatcaaaagcccccttaatatccaaaaacactgagcccatttgctgcttttgagcaaaggcaagctgaatttctgaagaaagcaacgcaagacagtcgttcgtacctttgcctctgcggaaaccaaactgtgtatctgacaacatgccattcgattcaacccatttgtccagtcgaaagagaatcatcttctccaacagcttccgtagacaagacaacatcgcgattggacggtacgaattatgatccgacgcgggtttcccgggtttttgaacagctatcaccctcacttgtctccagtcatccggaacgatgttgttatccaggaactgattgaacaagttcaacaagcgcctcttagcgacgtcggggaggtttttaagcaagttgaacttgattcgatccattcctggagcggaattgttacatgaaagaagagcaagtgagaattcaaccatcgaaaacggcctatccatgtcgtccctatcctcggaaacatcacgaattattcgctccacgggtacggaatctggacaaactttttttgcgaacttgagaatccaccgaggagagctttctcgatcctcgttgaccgacgacgcgttacgcattcttctaccgacgttccaaagagttctcatcgaagtctcgcgcgacaaaccctcgacgaaccgacgccagtaaccgcttttcttcgccttgatcaagttcttgaacttgctttcaagggaagcgaaccgcttgaagttttcgaccgaaccgcgtttccgaaactctttgaacgccgcggatttctcgcgatagatttctgtacactcactatcccaccacggattggggggtttcctgcgaaccgacggacctggcactggtcaacgttgtgcctgaagcgcgctactgatgatcagttctgatagaaactgatactcttcccgcggtggaaggacttctaccgattgctcatcgtcgataattgcttctgcgtacttctcccagtcaatgtgcttggtgagatcgtaggcgatgtcgatagatggaggttgatgtgacccattggaaatagaaacaacaatcggcagatgatcactaccatggggatcctggataaccttccatgtacactccagcgatagtgagctcgaacagattgagaggtctaatcggctgtttctagggctgccatcttgagctggaggtgccactcgtgtaacttctccggtattcaaaattgtcatgttgaagtcgtcgcagaggtcatatatcaacgttgaacggctgtcatcgtacagttccccccagcctgtaccatgggagttgaaatctcccatgagcaaccgaggctcgggcataaccgagcagatgtgggcgagatccctgcgagatatcacagttctcggaggaagatatatggaggcaacactgagggttttacctcggatagtcatctcacatgcgacggcttcaatgcctgtcatcggatgaaaatcgactctgtaaaatgagtgctgcttcttgatccctagaagcacccctccgtacgagtcggatcgatcaaggcgaatgatattataatcgggaaaaggtaaggttacatcaggtgtcagccatgtttcggatagtgcaaaaacatcgcattgtaaattgttaactaaaaatttaaaaacgtctaatttcggtgtaatactacgacagttccagtgtagaaccgaaatcgtatcttcgttaaattagccatcgaaagatacgattgtcgcaaggaggggcattttagaagccaactgcttcaaaagaggggtcacacaaggaagaagtccttttacaatgttcttcacggaatctgaagcattgaagaagctgaggatgatgtctatgatgccagagagcgtaaacaatggcgcaccctgaggttgctcctggtgctccgaatgctgtctctccggttgagaattcgaaaaacgtgggacatctgggattttagatgttcccgggagtgatggaaagtctcgttcgtcctggattttgaatcccggaggggaacgttttgtgactttcttaccactcttgaaatttgtcatggtgggttgggggtcgctgctaggcagattccgaggttttttggtgggtctctggagcctcatccgtttcctcgtttcacccttgaaaacaaagggaaccccgtccccgacctcagagtcagagccctgatcatcgagagataaagacgagtagatgttacgggattcaacggtcggggcagcttttttcagcatttcggcgtagcttcgccgtgatcgctgctgcaacgatcgtttttgatgttttttctgctgtatgtaccttgggcaatcaatcagatcatgtggacggtcgctgccacaataaacacacttgggcggcgttttacacgcaccgtccacatgtctctccccgcatgttgcacagcgaggtttattgctgcagtactgagcggtgtggcccagctgcttgcaattgatgcaattcattaccttcggtacatacagcctcacaggtagccgaagtttgccaatcaccagcagatctggtaatgcagatccggagaaggtcacagaaaattcttcagatggtgtgtaaaccttcttctcgccctcctgggataccgaatgcagttgccggcaatccagtatctggacaggaggtagagaaggattatggaaacgaccacagccttgcatgatcgtttcgcaggtcaaagatgcgtcggcgaccttccccgaaatctctatcgacgcgctaggaaggtaaacgaagtactcaagtgtaaacaactcgcaggccacaatctcattagcgtgttttcggtcgcctactgtcacccgaagcttagctgtaccgaccatgtcaatggagacaacggaagaataccgcttagtcagatccttgctgatttgaacggtgttcaaacgtttgcctttgggtcggaagaaaacaacatatggcccgccaaagtcgggagggtaggccttgaggcggggggacgtcgaaacagatttactgttggtgtccattgcagaagcaccagggtgaagggagacaaagggattagcatttacatcgccttgttggctcgagcagtccgatgccaataacgaagcttcgtcgatgcggtacgacgtacccccgccatcgtcatcatcgcccattgtggtagttgactaccaccacggggcactcaaaaaccttaaactaacactatcacggggacgagaaataatcaaaaaacaagggacaaaattaacgctacaggaaaagtgagaaaaaactgcttatgtaccaaattaaatctaatcaaagagtcggGGGAGAGgcgggaacaacgagaggtaactttatgtacttatctttgtgcactctgtttagtcacaggctcgacgacgacaggtctaagcgatcggatggcccgcacagggaggaagcgagctggctgagcgcccgacgctgcgctggtgtgcggcggttgaacgctctctgctcttctctcggtgggctgctgctgtcgacgacgatgagcttgggtactcactggaagaagccgatcacggccgcgcgagcggcgcggtgtgcggggggtgctgcactgctgtgctcgataattggacaatgcgccacgtgatataatgaaaacgtgaactttacttaaaccaaacgaacttttgcggcaaaaattgtggcctagccaaccgcactcgtcccactagggataatcacttcaacacttgatcactcggaaaactagcactttggaaaaagccaccgaactggatagaatcgggacgaacgaaaagttgcgactgtctcgcacgaacgctcgccaaagagtgaattGACTATTTTGGACCGCTTCTCGTCAAAGTAGGTCGATCCAATGCGAAAAGATGGATCTGCCTAATCACGTGCCTCACTATCCGTGCGGTGCACGTTGAGGTCGCTTATGACCTTTCTACACAATCTTGCATAGCCTGCATCCGTAGGTTTGTGTGTCGACGAGGGGCGCCGCTGGAGATATACTCCGATAACGGGCGTAATTTTGTTGGAGCTGATGGAGTTCTATGTGATCAAATAAAGCGAATTGATGAAGAGACGGCAGCCACGTTTACGAATGCGCAGACTAAATGGTATTTTATACCTCCCTCTGCTCCTCACATGGGTGGATCGTGGGAGCGCCTTGTGCGTTCTATTAAGGTAGCAATGACCAATATTCCTCAGGAACGTAAGCTTGACGATGAAGCCTTATGGACGTACATTGTGGAAGCAGAGTCAATAGTGAATTCTCGGCCCTTAACATACCTGCCACTAGATGCCCCAGAACAAGAAGCCCTCACGCCAAATCATTTTTTTGTTGGGAAGCTCAAGTGGCGTGAAGCAACCCCCAGCGAATCTAGCATCTAATTCGTAATACGTGGGACACACTACAGGCGAACCTGGACCATTTTTGGAAGCGCTGGATAAGGGAATATCTCCCAACACTTACGAAGCGTACTAAATGGTTCGAAGATGCAAAGCCCGTCAATTCTGGTGACCTAGTGGTCATCATCGAGGATAAAAAACGAAACGGATGGATACGCGGACGGATTCTAGAAGCGGTAAAGGGAAGAGATGGCAGAGTTCGTCAAGTCGAAGTCCAAACATCAAATGGAGTGCTTAGAAGGCCGGTTACCAAATTGGCAGTGCTGGATGTCGCTGGAACCAGTAAAGCTGAGTTGGATACTCAGCCTTACGGGGAGGGGGATGTTAGCGACGCATCCCCACGTTTGGCAACCTTGCCAATTAACGATCGTGGTACAACGTAGACGACGAAGACGGATGACAGTATGTGAACTACAATAGAATATAGGAAGAGTTTATGCGATAGCGCACATGCTTTTAGATGATCGATGATCAGATTGTGAATTTAATACATTTCCTAATATTTCCGATTCCAAAAGTCCATCAATTTGTTACCAACAGTGAGCGTTTTGGAAATACCGTGGTTCAGTGACTGGCTGTAGTGTGATATGCTGATTTTGATGAATTTGATATGATCATGAAATAGGTTAGCTAGAGTGAATCGTTTATTGAATTGCAATACCCTTAAAGATTATACTATGTCTCCATAGCAATCCCAGATGCTAGTATTGGACCACTAGTCAAGCCGTTAATTGGCAATTATAACAATCGGACTAAGTATGTATGACATTTTTCCTCTTTAATTATACAATGCCTTATTATAATATCATAATCTTAACTTTAGCATACGAGAGATCTGAATTACCAACCAATTGTTCGAGGGTAAAATCAGCATTAGGGTGAACCGAATTTGTAAGCTCGCTATAATATAAGAAATCGAATTGGAAATTGAATTAACGAAATATACTTTCAGCTTAAAGCGTGTTGCTATAAAGAATCGGTCTACTTTTCCTCGAACATTAACAAAGGCTAACCTTTCGGAGTGGAAACGCCGCTGTCAGTAGAACACGTCTGGACTGAGGTTGTCTAAGCCGGGCGCATATTGCCGCATATTGCATTCACAGTAAATGCTTAAATTGCATTATCGTGCTTCCAGGTGCACCGTACAATGATGGTCACACATAATTTTATGACGGTGTTTCAAGAAGAATGGTAAGGACCATCACAGAGAGATCCCGGAGGTTTCAGGGAAAGCACCAGGCTTCTAAAGGGGacttttttaaagagatttcaaggtattccagagagtttcaggagaaTTGAATCGTAGTTTACGAAGTTCTTAGAGGTTTCAGAAGAGGTTTCAGAAAGGAATAATGGGGTTTCAAAACTTTCAAAGGTTTCTCATAGTCGAAATTTTCGCGCTACATTTCGTCGTCCAATGCAATGGTAGGGGTTTTAATGCGCTTCAAGGCGTATCAGCAGGGTTCCAGGAGTTTCATGAGGCTTCACGGAGTAGCAGAGCTCGTCAGAAAAGTTCCAAAGAACTTTACGGAGATATTGGAGGGGTTTTGGAAAGGCTTCATTGGGGCTTCAAGGCGTTTTGAGACCTTTAATGGGGTTTTAGGAGCTTTCAAGCAGTTTCATGGGACTTCAATAGAACTTCGGAGACGTTTATGAGGGGCTTAGGGAGATTTAAGAGGGGCTCTAGGCGCTCGTTGGTGGTTTTATGGGCTTTACAAGAAGTTTCAGGGGACGTCCGCTTAGAAAATTActcttttggaggcattccaggtTACAAAACATCCTAAGACGTTTCAGCATTTAAAGGTGATTCCAGAGGGCATcgagaggcgtttcagagggattcaAAAGCGTTTAAGAGTGGTTTACGGAGGCCTTGAGGAGATTCAAGTgtggtttcaaagtgtttcaaggcgtttagtGGGTCCCccttcgggggggggggggtgttttgaAAGGAGCTTAAAGCATTTCAATGCTTTCAGAGTGGTTAAGGCATGTAAATGAGGATTCTGAGGGGTTTCATGGGGCTTCAAGGGGCACTCTTGAGAGTCATTCGGGGGAGAAGTTACCAAACGTTTCGGGGGATTTTAGAGGggcttcaagaggtttcagaggattATAGGAAGTTTAAGTTTTCAAGAGGCTACACGGGAGTTTACGTGAAATTTCTGGGAGTTTTGAGGggagtttcaagatgtttcaagggttttcagggaAGCTCCATCAGAGTGGTTTCAGGGTGAAATTGGTAAACCATATTTGAATGAGCCACTGTGAGTAGATTCTTTTAAAAAGACAATAATTATtataccgtcttcgaccttgcggcctctacagaccgAACATTTCAAAcactcgacaacggacaacacatattacacccagtggagaattttctgtttgacgaaaagttttccccaactggagcaggaatcgaacccacactccgagacttacgagacacctaaacgactgacgccactaaccgctcggccacgaagctgcGAGAAATCATTACATAGTTACGcttcacagtggtccagatttgaaaattcctggcaaaaattgccaaatcatagtagtctgctagtttttgcctatatgagtgtattgcaacatgatttagcgctcaatttcattttaaaggcatttccattttttgtcgatttcttcgaacaaaatccgaataaaattgatgtttttcatacatttttactatacacatatcacCATGGCGCTATGGTTTTGGCagttcttggcagttgcatttttctttaatcgattctgcatacataaacgagcatttaaACGGATTCTCCCCGCGGGGAgcagcggggagcgatttgtaagacactttgaagtcaaaCTGTAAAAAATTCTCGTACAAATGATATGTAATGTCAAATTTGAAACCAAAAGTGTGATTTTGATcttttgctccattgcagatgtctgatatacacaagaacttacaaataaacctttgaaagcaattgtattacttttatcgatagacttttgtagtggttgaacttgtttgtgttctttatcaaaaattcagcactttttccatcagcagctattcagtgctgtaacaagatacaaaatcaatatttccatttttttaaatgccagttagtgctcctggtataATGGATGAATGCTGAATATACTGTATGCCATGTAAGacgtgttcaaaaattgagtttttgccagcttttctcaaaattggacctctgtggcgCTTGTAGCTTCGACGACCCATACTCAATGACGTTCTAGGAGATACTGATCAATCTGTAAATTCGTAAATGTCGTAAATTCTCATAAAATCTAATCATGGGTCCTCCAACTACTCTTTTGAatatcagagcgttcatgattaacaaaaattttaatcatg includes:
- the LOC134288687 gene encoding uncharacterized protein LOC134288687, whose translation is MKSVRDAPAPKPERLETLIDFGMAVRNLVNHLIAADQRAHLSNPVLLQELVEKLPASVKMQWAQHLVQFPEATLQTFSSFMTSVVESVSKVVVYTGQRSEKAKPREKGYVHSHVETTEPEEQSQFKSESPKPCLVCSKGSHRVKDCEAFRSSSTDSRWKTVSSLRLCRCCLGQHGRRPCRSSSRCEIDGCQFRHHPLLHTTTTANTNNPSASITTESHTYHHCGQSVLFRIIPVRIYGPSKAIDTFAFLDEGSSATLVEQSLARQLDLEGPVIPLCLKWTADMFRSEESSKIVSFEISEQGSKKRYRLKNARTVERLNLPSQTICFDELQERYRHLAGLPIRSYDKAVPQLLIGLRNLSLAVPLKIKEGSGGPIAVKTRVGWCVYGSLVEHHETNQFSYHICDCDVDERLDNLVRDYFNAEDVGLRSIEPLESDEVQRAKRILEYTTYRDGNRFFTGLLWKHNNIELPDSFPMALQRLQCLERRMIRDPVLKDNLHAQLQEYQNKGYAHQATEIELHEADPRRTWYLPLGAVVNPKKPSKVRLIWDAAAKVDGVSLNTFLLPGPDLLESLPSVLFRYRQYPVAVSGDIKEMFHQIGVITADRHAQRFLWRDNEAEPPKIILMDVLTFGSTSSPSSAQFVKNKNAKEYESQFPRAAEGIMKCHYVDDYLDSFESEEEASLVARQVRQVHLNGGFEIRNWSSNSATVLDHLGEKSKVTMKDLTAAGGDQGERVLGMLWITETDMLRFSTTNVPAGSRGTDTFRNQTNKKTDTQDSDEPV